One window of the Chryseotalea sp. WA131a genome contains the following:
- a CDS encoding formimidoylglutamase, producing the protein MDLTILFSPIPESIYSQPYPNNSFFKNIRAYTEKIPDYKDAHIAIIGVKEERGTQTNVGAAKGPDEIRKKLYHLKKGSGTYRIVDLGNLNVGIDLDETYVRLSEVCRMLLESNVLPVIIGGTHDLDYGQYSGYENMEKLVNLLNIDAFLDLEDDKQAPNANRHIHKILLHEPNYLLSYTHLAHQTYLIDAQSVAILEKLYFEAFRIGQMRTNLAEIEPAIRNADLLSFDVTAIKSADAPGNANAQAFGLTGEEACQLCWYAGLNEKLSSAGFYEYNPEADDVHKKTASVIATMIWYFIEGYYHRKGETNFKGNDFLKYVVSMPVEPETIAFYKSKVTEKWWMEISQHRPGARYLRNTIVPCSYNDYQTASRGELPERYISALAKIN; encoded by the coding sequence GTATCCCAATAATTCATTTTTTAAAAATATAAGGGCTTATACCGAAAAGATTCCCGATTACAAAGATGCCCACATCGCCATCATCGGGGTGAAAGAAGAACGCGGCACGCAAACCAATGTTGGCGCTGCCAAAGGACCTGATGAGATCAGGAAGAAACTCTATCATTTAAAAAAGGGATCTGGTACGTATCGAATAGTCGATTTAGGAAACCTGAATGTTGGTATTGATTTGGATGAAACCTACGTGCGGTTGAGTGAAGTTTGCCGCATGCTGCTCGAAAGCAATGTGTTGCCGGTGATTATAGGAGGAACGCATGATTTGGATTACGGCCAATACAGCGGCTATGAAAACATGGAGAAGTTGGTGAACCTTTTGAATATCGATGCATTTTTGGATTTGGAAGACGATAAGCAGGCACCGAATGCAAATAGGCACATACACAAAATTTTGTTGCACGAGCCCAACTACCTGCTCAGCTATACGCACTTGGCCCATCAAACTTATTTGATCGATGCGCAATCTGTGGCCATATTGGAAAAACTATATTTTGAGGCATTTCGCATTGGGCAAATGAGGACCAACTTAGCCGAAATTGAGCCAGCTATCAGAAATGCAGACTTGCTTTCTTTTGATGTAACAGCGATCAAATCGGCCGATGCACCCGGCAATGCAAATGCCCAAGCTTTTGGCTTAACAGGTGAAGAGGCATGCCAACTGTGTTGGTATGCGGGCCTCAACGAAAAGTTGAGTTCGGCTGGATTTTATGAATACAACCCCGAGGCGGACGATGTGCATAAGAAAACGGCTTCTGTTATTGCCACCATGATTTGGTATTTTATTGAGGGATATTATCACCGAAAGGGCGAGACGAATTTTAAAGGAAACGATTTTTTGAAATATGTGGTATCCATGCCGGTAGAACCCGAGACTATTGCATTTTATAAAAGTAAGGTGACGGAGAAGTGGTGGATGGAAATTTCGCAGCATAGGCCGGGAGCGCGCTACTTACGCAATACCATTGTCCCCTGCAGTTACAACGATTATCAAACTGCATCGCGTGGAGAATTGCCTGAGCGATACATTAGTGCATTGGCAAAAATTAATTAA